In Leptospira hartskeerlii, a single window of DNA contains:
- a CDS encoding alpha/beta hydrolase, which produces MAYQHKEFFFQSSRDNTKLYAQAWTKSGANRVIVFCHGFGEHSGRYSNLIQYFKDSDVNFYGLDLRGHGKSDGKRGHASGFEAFVDDLADFVQEVRKREHRDKILLLGHSMGGVVVIRYALEGINQDYIYGVVACSSALKIPTTPFQRFQISVAGFLRKIAPSTTLDANLDTNLVSRDPEVVQAYIDDPLVHGKVSFSMGYELFQQGAIANKKAGILRTPILILHGLADGIADPAGSLEFYNHLVYKNKRMKTYKGFYHELMNEPVGEREKVLKDIKEFMDSLVPERAKSSDKKLSPKKASKSKPSPKKKVAAKKK; this is translated from the coding sequence ATGGCCTACCAACATAAAGAATTCTTCTTTCAATCTTCCAGAGACAATACCAAATTATACGCCCAGGCATGGACCAAATCCGGAGCTAATCGTGTAATTGTTTTTTGTCATGGATTTGGAGAACATAGCGGTAGGTATTCCAACCTCATCCAATATTTTAAGGACAGTGATGTAAACTTTTACGGTTTGGATTTGAGAGGTCATGGTAAATCGGACGGTAAAAGAGGTCATGCTTCCGGTTTCGAAGCGTTTGTAGATGATCTCGCGGACTTTGTGCAAGAAGTTCGAAAAAGGGAACACAGGGACAAGATCCTGCTTTTAGGGCATTCTATGGGTGGAGTGGTTGTCATCCGCTACGCTTTGGAAGGGATTAATCAGGATTATATTTACGGAGTTGTAGCTTGTTCTTCCGCATTAAAAATCCCTACTACTCCATTCCAAAGATTCCAGATCTCAGTGGCAGGTTTTTTACGTAAGATTGCACCTTCTACAACTCTCGACGCAAACCTGGATACAAATTTGGTGAGCAGAGATCCTGAAGTGGTCCAGGCCTATATTGATGACCCTTTGGTCCACGGTAAGGTTTCGTTCTCTATGGGCTACGAATTGTTCCAACAGGGAGCAATTGCGAATAAAAAGGCTGGGATACTAAGGACTCCTATCCTTATTCTCCACGGTTTGGCAGACGGGATCGCTGATCCTGCAGGAAGTCTGGAATTTTATAATCATTTAGTTTATAAGAATAAAAGAATGAAGACCTATAAAGGTTTCTATCATGAACTTATGAACGAACCTGTGGGGGAAAGAGAGAAGGTCCTAAAGGATATCAAAGAATTTATGGATTCTCTCGTTCCGGAAAGAGCAAAGTCTTCTGATAAAAAACTGAGCCCTAAGAAAGCCTCTAAATCTAAACCTTCTCCCAA